Below is a genomic region from Pseudochaenichthys georgianus chromosome 13, fPseGeo1.2, whole genome shotgun sequence.
taaaaagcaaacaaacaacatgtgctcttaggactcattcctgcatcaCTCTATAAACACATtgtaaatatgttttgttttgtaaatacttgaagaataaataaaatactgtCTTTAAAAGCTTGgtcatattttttaatttaggtATTTTAGTACattttttgaaaatatatatcccatttacttttggtactttgagTATACTTTGAAGCCAATCATGTTgttcttttacttaagtaacattttgaatgcaggacttttacttgtaaaagGTGAGTAGTTTTACAATTTTAGTATTGCTACTTTGACTGAAGTAAaatgtctgagtacttcttccacctctgcattAAATACAATATATGCAGTTGTTGTATTAttccctttatttatacagttaGTGAAGCCATTTTCAAAGTGAAAATACTGTACGTATTTATATAATAGAAAAGTGCTCAACTTCTCAGAGCATGATGTCCAGTGGAACAGAAAAATACTGCAGTATACGATACGAGAGTAGAAAAATACGAGGATGGTTCAGAGTTTTTTGTAGGTGTGATGAGGTTTCAATCAGAAGCCTTCTTGGGCACATGGCCCATTTTGGTCCTGATGTTGCGCAGCAGGACAAATCCAACCGTGGTGATGCCGCAGGTGACCTCCGCTACCCAGAATGCAGTTTCCCAGCCGTGGTGCTTAGCGATAGTGCTGAACGGGAGTCCAGACAGGAAGCCACCGACTAAGGAGAGCAAACACAGAGGAGTTTACTCCGAGATTAGAGGATAAATCTTACAATGAGGCTTGGCGAGTAACATATTGCATTTAACAGGATCATCTCATCAGGATACAAATAATGGTAACTATTCACTTACAGCTAAATTACAAGaagacgtaatcagattactgttacatttcctttttaaaaaggggattaCACACAGGATAACAGTGTtagaatacattttaaataaagatCGGTTTATTAGAAGGAACATGCATAAAGGTCTGGCTCAGTATGTGTAGTTCATGAATGATGTGATAATGTTTGAATCAACTTACTGTTGGCCATGAGGGCAACGATGGCGTGTGATGTCCCGCAGTAGTTGGACGGTGCGCTCTCATTGGCTATAACTCCAAATAATGCTATTGGTCCATAAGAGGAGAAACCGAAGGCAGCACCCAGGCAGAGTATCCACACCTGAGGGAGCAAACGAGAGGTTCAGCCATGCATGTCTCATTATAAATGAATAGTTTTCTAATGTGTCAGAGATGTTACCTTCGGGCTGTCTGCAGTGACGGTGACTCTGAACAGGAACATGGACACAGACATCCCCACCATCATGCAGATCAGGATGAAATGGCGAGGGTTGCCGTAGATTTGCTTGCCTTGCTGTACAAATAAGGACATGTCAAATAATTCCACTGGCAAGAACTGGAGAGAAAATTCAAATTAATATGTAAGGCTGTGATTGGCTGTGATACATCTGAGACTTTAGCAAAAACCTGTGGTGCAAATCAATATCAATAATAaatacactacaggaaagagaaaactccaaaaagcataatagctCCTCtttaaaatgcaaaaaatgACTAAAACAAAACTCACTTTGGCCACGGCCTTGTCAGAGATGTACCCTGCTGCCAGACTTCCCAGCAGGCCTCCGACCTCCAGGGCGCTCATGTATGAGCTGCCTATGAAGAAGAAAAGAGTGACTCACAagaaatagtaaaataaaaacCTCTCAACATACAGAAATTATAATCTCTTCCCTACCCATGAGTGTCGACTGGCCCCTGTCCTGGATGAGGAACAGCTGTCCCCAGTCGGTGCAGGCCGTCTTCACCCCGAACACCACCAGGTAGGACACGGACAGCAGCCACAGGTAGGGCGACAGCAGGAACTCAGACAGCGTGCTCTCATCACTGGAGGATCCTGAACAAGAGGAGTGTTATTATAGCAAGGTGGGCTCTCTGTTTTATCAGTATAGTGGCTAtagcgccgttcaaaatggcagcacactgctcctaacactaggatgggtcaaatgcagagaaaaaatttccccacggggattataaagtatatcaaaatcaaatcaaataaacaaaaataaataaaacaaaaaagttaactAAAGAAATCGAACTGCCATTGAGGCTTAAAAGTAAAACCACCTTGTTCCAGATTCTGTAACAACAATTAATGGTCGATAACATTAAAAAGCAGAACTAAAATCAAGAAAAACTGCACCCACTTACTTCCTGTTATCTATTTCACTAAAGAAGAACTTTTCTACTGTTCCATGAAGATCAAGTCAAAGAAGAGGGGGGTGCGGTGCGGTGCCCCCACAAATAGAATCGcattctgtgggaaacactgtaaGGCATGTGTATGAGAAACAGCCAGTGATTGAAGAAGTACCATAATAGGTGACAATAGTTTCACCtttttaacaaaacaaaaataaactgGCTCTACAGTCGCTTGCCCTTCAAAATGTAGTGGGGTAAAATTACAGTAGCATTAGATTAAGTACTTGATAAATTGTTCTTAAGTAAATATACTTTCGGTAACACTCGACCCAGCTCACACAGATGACATGTGACGGGAACAGTGGGTACAGAGTCCAGAGAGACACCGACCTTTAGTcacaacacactcacacatgcacAACACACAGCTGCATGTAAACCCAGTGTGTTTTAAAAGGCTAACCTGGTCACAGTGACAGACAATTACTGAGAGAACATTTGTAAATTAGGTCCTATTCTTCCTTTTGCTTTCCTTtagtgtgttgtataggtttttgtgcatgaacATGGTTTCCCgcgggagtttctctcccacaccctCCCCCTCTGCGTGAAACGCCTCTATTGAACTCCTTTGTGTACTTCCAGAACATAGTGACATTACTAGGTAACACTcaagctcctattggctagcgctccaacgccattgtacgtgataggctagggGGCTAAGCAGAAGATTAATCACATCttcagagccggccagctaaccaatcagagcagactgggctctggtttcagacagagggtgaaaagaggtgctgcagcacaggcagtatgagaaaaataaagagctttttgaacattaaagcatggagacatgtcacagaggCACTTAATATAAATAtggacctgaaaatgagcatactaTATCCTCTTTAAAGCGTCCATTAAACCTCAGTCTCACCTGCTTTGCTCTTCTTGGCTGCTGTCTCTATGTTGGGCAGCCCAACCTCGCTGGGCTCGTTCTTGATGAACAGCAGACAGAAAACAGAGGCCACCACACAAATCATCCCGGAGACGGACAGGATGGTCCTCCAGCTGTAGCTCTGCGTCAGCACGGTGGCGATGATGGGGCCCAGGCTGCCGGCCAGATTCATGCTGCAGGAGAGGATCGCCCACCATGTCCCGAACTGAGAGGGCTCGAACCACTGACAAGAGGAGGGGAAAACGTTAAATAACGACCGGAAATCATGACAGAGGTGACAACAAGTGTCATTATCTTCGCCTGTGATATACAGGAGGGATCAAATAATTTAACCTGTGCAGTGTTGTGACCTGATCTGAGTGACAGCTGATGTGAGAGGACACATGAAGAACCCCATTTGTGGAGAAAGTCTGTAAAATGTATGATGTTCATATATTTTCTTGAATAAATAAGATTGAATCatataaaatattttataataaataaaatattttttcaaaatgatAATATAAGGATAATAAATAGGTTTTAAAATacactatttatttattgaatcaCGAAAAAAAGATGCTATATTGTTATATTTATTCTTAAATCGGGATAGAAGATTATTGCCTCATATTGCTAATGTTGACCCCTATTCGTTCTTCAGGAGAAAAAACGACATCTATAATAATATCATAATGTCAGTGTGTTGCTAGCAGTGACATTTTGTGGCTCAGGTACCTTGCGCAGCACCCTGCCGCAGGGGGGCCACCCGAGGCCTTGGCCCAGCCCGTTGAGGAACCACAGGGCGGAGAAGGCGGCGACGGTGGAGGACCAGGAGAAGACCACGTTGATGCATCCCACCGTGCACAGGCCGATGGAGAAGAGCCAGCGGGCGCTGATCTGGTCCGAAAGCACGCCACTGATGAACTTACTGATAGCATAGGCCAAAGACTGGCTGCTGGTGATCATGCCTGGAGGAAAAGAAGACGGGAAAGGGCAGTTAAAACAGCCAGATACAACTGCAAGAAATGATGGTGCTACATTAGGGTGGTCCTTCGTGAGaggtacatttttttaattaatttactTTAAGCTCCAACCACCGGAATTCGTTATACTagtcaagaaaactctcctggtgAATTTTATTCAAATTCCAACAACATTTTTTCCTCAATCTGacaacatgtacccctccctcatcgaccTGGGCTGCCACACCAGCAGCCACGGTGCTGCAACTGAGGCTAAACTTCAAGgttgatgagggaggggtacatgttgtCAGATTGAGGAACAAAATcaccaggagagttttcttTACTAATAGAATGAAATCTGGGGGTTGGAGCTTGGACTTTCCGACTTTCAATTTTAAGGACCACCCTATGCTACGTATATATTTTTATCTTACAGGGACGACGCACATTAATAGCCACTTTTGTAAAGATTATccaagaggctatttttatcTGTAATCATTGGACATACAGTATGTTGTTTAGTCTGATATACCATTCTTCCTGTAAAGCTAATGTTTCatggatgaatgaatgaatgttacAAATGCATGAAGCATAGATGTCGTAATACAAATATAGTGTGTGAGGATAAGTCAATGTAACAGCATGTATTGAAGCAATTATACTTAAGATGATGACATTGTGCGGGTCAATAGTTCATCCAGCTTTGGAATTCGAAATCATTCTAGTTTAGAAAAAGCTACCAATGTTCAAATTGGCATTTATCTAATCAGATCAAAATATTGTATTCATCCTCGGGAAAGTTGCACCATATTATACGCTTACACGCTATATACACTCAAGtaaaattaaagtttaaatgctTTGCAATTTACTTACAATTTGTAAAGTTACTGGCTCCTTTGACACTTTTTGATATTTGCATACATCTTTAAATACTGTTAATAATTGTTTTGTGTGTACTTATTAGTTTTtacctatttatttattttttatgacATATGCTTACCTTTTTGTTTAACATTTAAATCTTCTCTTTTTCATTTTGCCTTTTTATCTGTAATGTACCTTTACTGCTGGAcgaataaaggaattctgattatgattcaaataaaataaataaatatttatataaaatataagaAGGTGAAGTAAAAATGTGCAATAAAAGTCCTGGATTATCGTGTGTTCTTGGAGTTTGCAGCATACATAAGGTGAATTAATAGTTTGAAGAGTCTCATACCCAGGTCATCTTTGTCCAGCTCAATTTCCTGCATGACAGAAGGCATCACAAAGGAGAAAGTCTTTCTGTTGAAGTAGTACAGCGTGTATCCCACAAACATGGCCAGGAATATAGTGCCTCGGTAGTATCCATAACCTGCTGAAGCCATGGCTGCAGATTTAGTCCtataaaaaatgtgaaaaactgagaaaatagAGGCTCGAGAGAGAGGAGCAAGCTCCTGCCTGTGACAGTGAACTTTGCTTCTGGATCCGCTGGATAAAATCAGCTGCTCACAATCAGTCAGGGAGGTTAATGGTCAACTTCTCTGcccccaaaatgatttaatctGAGCTGTTACCAAGTAGGCTACTGCAGGCCATTGGGGAatggaaaagaaaatcaatttgTGTGTCACATCAACGCTGTGCATGATGTGTTGTTTTCTGTATTTATAAAAAGGGTCCCTCCACTTGAACAGCAACCTACGTGTTATTTTCCTCTTTGGTTGTTTGTCCATCTGAGGCGGTTGTGGTAGGAGTCGTCACATTGAAGTGGTTAATGATTTATTGTGGAGTCCAATAGTTACAGCAGACCAGAGGGAGGCTCCTCTCCCAGTGAGGTTATGCGTGTTTAACAGCAGCAGACCTATCAGACACAAACAGTGTGCACAAAAAGAGACATTCATTGTGGGAAAGTGCATGTGAGTAAGACATGAATACAACGCCAATTATTACAGTATGTCGAAGAACAACAAATCTCGGAAGAAAATAACGTCACTACGGTTGACGAGGGAACCGGAAGTAGTAAAATGCTAAATTACATCCgggtttctttttttttcctaGAATAAATGGCAACAATTTTATTCTTGTAAATTACAAAAAGTAAACGAATATTCAATGTTTAATGTTAATGTTTATCATGTTTAAATATTTACAGTGTCtttttacatccgggttttaggactacTGACTGTTACGGACGATGACGTCACATGGTCCCGCCTACGTTTAGCTCTCCCGTTTGTTCCCATGGCAACAGACAACAAACATTTCCAAATGTCGCCTCGTTGTAATCTAGCAGCATATACATCGTATTGTCAGTTTTGTACCGATTAGCTTCACTTTTTTCAGATTAGCTAACTTGATAACTCATTGTACATTGCCACCAATAACCGAACACCATGGTAAGttccatttattttacattAGGTGCTAAATctcttctttattttattttccttcGTGTTTATTTATGGTTTTTGCACTTGTATGTCGCCTtgtataaaagcgtcagctaaatgtactgtAATTTACTGTAATGCAATCTCTTTATCTAATAATTTAGATAATAATACTTGTCCTATAGCCTATAATGTGTCTGTTTTTGTATCTTACCTATTTTAAACCTTTGTTTAAACTGATGAAATAAGTATTGTAGACCATTTAGTAGTTTGGGTTAGCGTAGTTTAGTTTTTAGGTTTTTTGTGGTCCTGTGGTCTGTCTTTGGGAGGGGGGGTAATGTTTCTGAATAATACATGAACCCTCTCAGTCTCAGTTTCAATGCTATGAAATGTATTTACTTTATGTTTATTGTCTGGGCCCCTATTCTCAAACTTACTTGCTTATTGTGGTGTCCCATTCCACATGTCTCCATTATTTCTTATGATTGTacttgtatttttatttaaacttgtgaataaataaaatgatGATTAAGATGAGGTTACTCCCTGTAGAGACTGGGATCCAGCTCCACAAACTCCAGGAACAGCACCTACACCCGGCGGTATCACACCCGGGCCCCCACCTCTCAGGTGGATGAATCCCTGTTTGCGAGCCCCAACCCGGTGAGTGAGTGTAGTCAATATTGCAACCACTCtagaaaatatttttattaatttCTAAAGGTGTCATTATATTGCTATAGGCTGAGGATCCTCCTTGCAATTAAAAGTCCTCAATGCAAAATGTAACTTTAGTAGAAGTATTATCAGCTAATTATACTTACagcatcaaaagtaaaagtactcggtACAGTATGCACAATGACTCTTTTCCAAAGATGACATTTAAGATGGGATTCCATTTTATTGTCATTGGACATGTAGTTTGCCTCCAACCAGAGAGAGCAGAAGTGCAGCTGCAGTGTATTCACAGACATATTTCAGAGTTGCAGGTTGCAGTATATTCACATATCCGGGTTACAGTATTTAAGTTGTCCATATTTGATCCATATGTCGTGACCTCTGCAGGAGCGGGCTTCAGTGTATGAAGCAGAGCAGAAACACTTGAAGAAGGAGAAGGAGCTGGAGATTGCCCGGCTGAGGGCCCGACAGGAAAAGGCAAAAGACTACAAAGCAGAGCAGGTCAGAAAAAAAATACCAGCTGAGCTATTTAGTATAACAATGGTGTCCTCTGCTCAGATGTTATATTATAAAAAACCTGCCCTTCAGTAAGCATATTCAGCCCCACAGAAAATGTTTGAAATGTAATCTGATTATTTGATGTAACTGAAAGGGAATACATTTACCTTTATTTTTCTGTATCCAGTTTACGGTTACATGTAATCCATTGCTCCCTCGGGCTGACCGTTGATAATGTTTTGAGTGTGACAGAATGAGCTGCGTGCTCGGAGGAACCAGGAGTTTAAAGACAGAGACTGGAGGAGTAAGCAGAGGGACCTCGCTGTGAAGAAGGCGCAGGAGGAGGAGATGCTGATGGCGGCACGCACCGACCAGGTTCGCTGCAAAGAGCACTTCCTGTCCATCGAGGCCGGCCGCGAGAAGGCAGAGTATGAGAGGGTGCTGAGGTTAGAAGCTGcacttaaatgtttttttttcacatcGTCATCCCTTTGAGTTGTGGTGCAATAAGTGGCAGGAAAAGAAAATACTTGAGTATACAAGTAGCTCACATTTGTACTTAAGTGCAGATTCCACCACTGCATGTATCCACACA
It encodes:
- the slc37a4a gene encoding glucose-6-phosphate exchanger SLC37A4a; translation: MASAGYGYYRGTIFLAMFVGYTLYYFNRKTFSFVMPSVMQEIELDKDDLGMITSSQSLAYAISKFISGVLSDQISARWLFSIGLCTVGCINVVFSWSSTVAAFSALWFLNGLGQGLGWPPCGRVLRKWFEPSQFGTWWAILSCSMNLAGSLGPIIATVLTQSYSWRTILSVSGMICVVASVFCLLFIKNEPSEVGLPNIETAAKKSKAGSSSDESTLSEFLLSPYLWLLSVSYLVVFGVKTACTDWGQLFLIQDRGQSTLMGSSYMSALEVGGLLGSLAAGYISDKAVAKQGKQIYGNPRHFILICMMVGMSVSMFLFRVTVTADSPKVWILCLGAAFGFSSYGPIALFGVIANESAPSNYCGTSHAIVALMANIGGFLSGLPFSTIAKHHGWETAFWVAEVTCGITTVGFVLLRNIRTKMGHVPKKASD
- the LOC117457186 gene encoding cilia- and flagella-associated protein 45-like, giving the protein MRLGSSSTNSRNSTYTRRYHTRAPTSQVDESLFASPNPERASVYEAEQKHLKKEKELEIARLRARQEKAKDYKAEQNELRARRNQEFKDRDWRSKQRDLAVKKAQEEEMLMAARTDQVRCKEHFLSIEAGREKAEYERVLSVQKQAIVKLKEEEEKRRQKSSRHAEAIRTQVKKQELSAVAKRRELFKESERLMEEDRQRRVRLEEIKEKKLQELKATGLSDKYCSDVERKARAGAL